The proteins below are encoded in one region of Odocoileus virginianus isolate 20LAN1187 ecotype Illinois chromosome 18, Ovbor_1.2, whole genome shotgun sequence:
- the LOC110137618 gene encoding GTP-binding nuclear protein Ran-like, with protein MAAQGEPQVQFKLVLVGDGGTGKTTFVKRHLTGEFEKKYVATLGVEVHPLVFHTNRGPIKFNVRDTAGQEKFGGLRDGYYIQAQCAIIMFDVTSRVTYKNVPNWHRDLVRVCENIPIVLCGNKVDIKDRKVKAKSIVFHRKKNLQYYDISAKSNYNFEKPFLWLARKLTGDPNLEFVAMPALAPPEVVMDPALAAQYEHDLEVAQTTALPDEDGDR; from the coding sequence ATGGCTGCCCAAGGAGAACCCCAAGTTCAGTTCAAACTTGTTTTGGTTGGTGATGgtggtactggaaaaactacattcGTGAAGCGTCATCTGACTGGTGAATTTGAGAAGAAGTATGTAGCTACCTTGGGTGTTGAGGTCCATCCTCTTGTGTTCCATACCAACAGAGGACCTATTAAGTTCAATGTACGGGATACAGCTGGTCAGGAGAAATTTGGTGGACTGAGAGATGGCTATTATATACAAGCTCAGTGTGCCATTATAATGTTTGACGTAACATCAAGAGTTACTTACAAGAATGTGCCTAACTGGCATAGAGATCTGGTACGAGTGTGTGAGAACATCCCAATTGTGTTGTGTGGCAACAAAGTGGATATTAAGGACAGAAAGGTTAAGGCAAAGTCAATTGTCTTCCACCGAAAGAAGAATCTTCAGTACTATGACATTTCTGCCAAAAGTAACTACAACTTTGAAAAGCCCTTCCTCTGGCTTGCTAGAAAATTGACTGGAGACCCTAACTTGGAGTTTGTCGCCATGCCTGCTCTTGCCCCGCCAGAGGTGGTCATGGACCCAGCCTTGGCAGCACAGTACGAGCACGATTTAGAGGTTGCTCAGACAACTGCTCTCCCGGATGAAGATGGTGACCGGTGA